One genomic region from Fictibacillus marinisediminis encodes:
- a CDS encoding ABC transporter ATP-binding protein has translation MFELKEIVYKDILAFQELSIEEGKVSIITGESGSGKTTLLKMLNHLISPDGGNVLYKGEDVAALNPVLHRRNVVMLQQMPAIFPGTVKDNLTAGLSFSEKPLPADAELEEALHTVYLKKSLETKAGDLSGGEKQRLALARVLLMDAEVYLLDEPSSALDDETADDVISSFLRKSKEKQKTVVMVTHSKRIAEHYADVNIQLENINQKNRGVEHEG, from the coding sequence ATGTTTGAATTGAAAGAAATCGTCTATAAAGATATTCTAGCTTTTCAGGAATTATCTATTGAAGAAGGCAAAGTAAGCATTATTACGGGTGAGAGCGGAAGTGGAAAGACCACCCTTTTAAAAATGCTGAACCACTTGATTTCACCGGATGGAGGAAACGTCCTGTACAAGGGAGAGGATGTGGCAGCCCTGAATCCTGTTCTTCATCGGAGAAATGTCGTCATGCTTCAGCAGATGCCTGCGATTTTTCCGGGAACGGTAAAAGATAACCTGACAGCAGGTCTTTCCTTTTCAGAGAAACCCCTGCCAGCAGATGCTGAACTAGAAGAAGCTTTACATACGGTTTACCTAAAAAAATCATTGGAAACAAAAGCCGGAGACCTTTCTGGAGGAGAGAAGCAGCGCCTTGCTCTCGCACGTGTGCTCTTAATGGATGCGGAAGTCTATCTGCTCGATGAGCCTTCTTCTGCTTTGGATGACGAAACAGCGGATGACGTCATCTCTTCCTTTTTGCGTAAATCCAAGGAAAAACAAAAAACGGTCGTCATGGTTACCCACTCCAAACGAATTGCAGAGCATTATGCGGATGTAAATATTCAGCTGGAAAACATCAATCAAAAGAATAGGGGCGTGGAGCATGAAGGATAA
- a CDS encoding ABC transporter permease, whose amino-acid sequence MKDKVIDISLWQLLSAYLFIVILTIIVKWRGIAREKEIVIGTLRMTIQLVLAGYVLTYLLKHPHPALTVLILVLMEGFAVYNVFKRIKHELSPSLKKVVALSMTIGTLISLLFFNYVVIQFSPWYEPRYVIPIAGMIIGNAMTGVTLGVNHLVEGMEKQKHMVEAALMLGASPKAATKELVDLAFDSAILPTINSMVGMGIIFLPGMMTGQILSGISPITAIEYQIAIMLGIAGSVAFSVIIFVQYGYRTFFNERAQLK is encoded by the coding sequence ATGAAGGATAAGGTTATTGATATCTCATTATGGCAGCTTCTTTCCGCTTACCTGTTCATTGTCATTTTAACAATCATTGTAAAGTGGAGAGGAATAGCGAGGGAAAAAGAAATCGTAATCGGTACGCTGCGGATGACGATCCAGCTTGTGTTAGCCGGTTATGTTCTCACTTATTTGCTCAAGCATCCTCACCCTGCATTAACGGTCCTCATTCTCGTTCTTATGGAAGGTTTTGCGGTCTATAACGTCTTTAAACGAATAAAACACGAACTGTCTCCATCTTTGAAAAAGGTAGTCGCTCTCTCAATGACCATCGGAACTCTCATCAGTCTGTTGTTTTTCAATTATGTGGTCATCCAGTTCTCTCCGTGGTATGAACCGAGATATGTGATACCCATTGCCGGAATGATCATCGGAAATGCGATGACAGGCGTAACGCTTGGAGTCAATCATTTAGTAGAAGGTATGGAGAAACAAAAACATATGGTGGAGGCGGCTCTTATGCTAGGTGCTTCTCCAAAGGCCGCCACTAAAGAACTTGTGGATCTGGCGTTTGATTCCGCTATTCTGCCTACCATCAACTCCATGGTCGGGATGGGAATCATATTTCTGCCGGGAATGATGACCGGGCAGATTTTGTCCGGCATCTCTCCGATCACCGCGATCGAATACCAGATCGCCATCATGCTTGGCATCGCAGGCTCTGTTGCTTTCAGTGTCATTATCTTCGTCCAGTACGGCTACCGCACGTTTTTTAATGAACGGGCGCAATTGAAATAG
- a CDS encoding phosphotransferase, whose product MSSKEEIVKQWDQFGWKKKFEFFSKNEVALPEDKIECLKNSREKTSIWKLILTDGLNSLPVVLKIYKPPFNENHSVEINMYHSGYTAMAEFMPKMYWIEERINDDEIWLFTEFVQPLRGQIKITPKHLDLIIPTAAKFHARTFGDRITRYKDSFDYWLPRFDSALANTERRNHIEKTKEYLDLAMKDPAVREIVEPGYNTIQNILQKGPIFFPEIMEAGQCLIHGDLHLHNLCCQDGRDEENWSIQMIDWESAKYAPCSFDMVVLVELLIDFRTDWQKREEEIRSHCMLLYAQEMQKEGITFHTDTLKLLKMAYLQRTLEKRLLNHLRRVLNGEQSVLLKRYIEKINSWGKELGLY is encoded by the coding sequence TTGAGCAGTAAAGAAGAAATCGTAAAACAGTGGGATCAATTTGGATGGAAAAAAAAGTTCGAATTTTTCTCAAAAAATGAAGTTGCGCTGCCTGAAGATAAAATAGAATGTCTTAAAAATTCCAGGGAAAAAACAAGTATCTGGAAACTGATCCTTACAGATGGCCTAAACAGTCTTCCAGTAGTCCTCAAAATATATAAACCACCTTTTAATGAAAATCATAGTGTGGAAATTAACATGTATCACAGCGGATATACTGCCATGGCTGAATTTATGCCAAAAATGTATTGGATTGAGGAAAGAATAAATGATGACGAAATCTGGCTATTTACAGAATTTGTTCAACCTTTGCGCGGGCAAATCAAGATTACGCCCAAACATCTCGATCTTATCATTCCGACTGCTGCAAAATTCCATGCCCGCACATTTGGTGATCGGATAACCAGGTACAAGGATTCTTTTGATTACTGGCTGCCCCGATTTGATTCTGCGCTGGCAAACACAGAAAGACGCAACCATATTGAAAAAACAAAAGAATATCTAGATCTTGCGATGAAAGATCCAGCTGTAAGAGAAATAGTAGAACCTGGATACAACACTATTCAAAATATCCTGCAAAAGGGGCCAATTTTCTTTCCGGAAATTATGGAAGCAGGCCAGTGCCTCATCCACGGTGATCTTCATCTTCATAATCTTTGCTGCCAAGACGGCAGGGATGAAGAAAATTGGAGCATTCAAATGATTGACTGGGAGTCTGCCAAGTATGCACCCTGTTCATTTGATATGGTTGTTCTGGTTGAATTGTTGATTGATTTCAGAACGGACTGGCAAAAAAGGGAAGAAGAAATAAGAAGTCATTGCATGCTGTTATACGCTCAGGAAATGCAAAAAGAAGGAATAACCTTTCATACAGACACCCTAAAGCTATTAAAAATGGCTTATTTACAAAGAACATTAGAGAAAAGACTCCTAAATCACCTTAGAAGGGTATTGAATGGAGAACAAAGTGTTCTGCTAAAAAGATACATTGAAAAAATAAACAGCTGGGGAAAGGAATTGGGTTTATACTAG
- a CDS encoding alpha/beta hydrolase gives MMKIAAPKPFMFEAGKRAVLLLHGFTGSSADVRMLGRYLQKKGYTSHAPQYKGHGVPPEELVHTGPSDWWSDVMKGFNHLKESGYEEIVVCGLSLGGVFSLKLATEQPVKGVIPMCAPMHIKSEETMYKGVLAYAREYKSRENKTQEQIDQEMEAFKSTPMNTLKALQDLLGEIRNSIDMVYAPAFVVQARHDEMINTESANIIYNEVESDLKDLKWYEHSTHVITLGKEKEQLHEDVFNFLEKLDWSVE, from the coding sequence ATGATGAAAATAGCAGCACCAAAACCATTTATGTTTGAAGCGGGAAAGCGGGCGGTGTTATTATTACATGGATTTACCGGCAGTTCTGCGGATGTCAGGATGCTCGGCCGCTATTTGCAGAAAAAGGGTTATACATCCCACGCGCCGCAATATAAAGGGCATGGTGTCCCGCCGGAAGAACTCGTACATACAGGCCCATCTGACTGGTGGAGCGATGTGATGAAAGGATTTAATCATTTAAAAGAAAGCGGCTACGAAGAAATTGTCGTATGCGGATTGTCACTAGGCGGCGTTTTCTCTTTAAAGCTGGCGACGGAACAGCCGGTAAAAGGTGTCATTCCAATGTGTGCTCCTATGCATATTAAGAGTGAGGAAACGATGTACAAAGGGGTACTTGCCTACGCTCGCGAATACAAAAGCAGGGAGAATAAAACACAGGAGCAGATCGATCAGGAGATGGAAGCGTTCAAAAGCACGCCGATGAATACATTGAAGGCGCTGCAGGATCTGCTCGGAGAAATAAGAAATTCCATTGATATGGTATACGCACCTGCCTTTGTGGTACAGGCTAGACATGATGAAATGATTAATACAGAATCAGCGAATATTATTTACAATGAAGTAGAAAGCGATCTGAAAGACTTAAAATGGTACGAACATTCAACCCATGTGATCACACTGGGAAAAGAAAAGGAACAGCTTCACGAAGATGTTTTCAATTTCTTGGAGAAGCTCGACTGGTCCGTGGAATAA
- the smpB gene encoding SsrA-binding protein SmpB, whose protein sequence is MPKGEGKLVAQNKKARHDYHIEETFEAGIVLQGTEIKAIRAGRINLKDSFARVQNGEMFLHNMHVSPYDQGNRYNHDPLRTRKLLLHKKEISRLLGATKEQGYSIVPLKLYLKNGFAKVLIGLAKGKKNYDKREDLKKKDAKREIERAFRDRQKA, encoded by the coding sequence ATGCCAAAAGGAGAAGGAAAACTTGTCGCACAAAATAAAAAAGCGCGGCACGATTATCATATAGAAGAAACCTTTGAGGCAGGAATCGTCCTCCAGGGAACAGAAATCAAAGCCATTCGAGCTGGCCGGATTAATCTAAAGGATTCATTTGCCCGCGTACAAAATGGAGAAATGTTTCTTCATAACATGCATGTCAGCCCGTATGACCAGGGCAATCGCTACAATCATGATCCTTTGCGAACCCGCAAGCTGCTTCTTCACAAGAAGGAAATCAGCAGACTGCTCGGTGCAACGAAGGAGCAGGGTTACTCGATTGTACCGTTGAAACTGTATTTGAAAAATGGCTTCGCTAAAGTTCTGATAGGCCTTGCGAAAGGTAAGAAGAACTACGACAAGCGTGAAGATTTGAAGAAAAAAGATGCAAAACGCGAGATCGAACGAGCCTTCAGAGACCGCCAAAAGGCATAA
- the rnr gene encoding ribonuclease R produces the protein MDKQQLLAFMKEEAYKPLTVQELEDAYGFQEAEDFKDLVRTLNEMEEEGLVVRTRTNRYGLPDKMNLVRGKVQAHAKGFAFVIPETGEGKDIYISQSDMGSAMNNDIVLVRLNTNSKGSHPEGTIIRILERGVTETVGTFQESRSFGFVVADDKRIPNDIFIPADGVNGAVEGHKVVVKITKYPEGRNSAEGEVIHILGHKNDPGVDILSVIFKHSLPREFPEAALDQANSVPDTIDPADIEGRRDLREETIVTIDGEDAKDLDDAVHVIKLDNGNYKLGVHIADVSHYVTEGSPIDEEALERGTSVYLVDRVIPMIPHRLSNGICSLNPRVDRLTLSCEMEITPKGEVIKHEIFPSVIRTVERMTYTNVRKILQEEDEEVLKRYEPLIPFFKGMGELAEVLRKRRFKRGAIDFDFAEAKVLVNENSEPQDVVLRERSVAERLIEEFMLCANETVAQHFHKAELPFMYRIHEDPDAEKLSRFLEFIAMFGYVLKDAVTEVHPLALQKLLEEVKGEPEEMVISKIMLRSMKQAKYFPESLGHYGLATEFYTHFTSPIRRYPDLIVHRLIRTYLINKKTDPATIGKWTAQLEKIAKHASEMERRAVDAERETDDLKKAEFMQDKIGEEYDGVISSVTNFGLFVELPNTIEGLVHVSYLADDYYRYDEKHMAMIGERTGNVFRIGDEISVRVINVNLDERAIDFEIVGMKGTPRKRGKDRPKVIEGGDRKRKTRRPENERGDKGGSTKGKKKPFYKGNITKKKKKNKKR, from the coding sequence GTGGATAAACAGCAATTGCTAGCGTTTATGAAAGAAGAAGCCTATAAACCGCTCACCGTTCAGGAACTGGAGGATGCGTATGGTTTTCAGGAGGCGGAGGATTTTAAAGATCTCGTCCGCACGCTGAATGAAATGGAAGAGGAAGGCCTTGTCGTCAGAACGAGAACAAACCGATACGGTCTGCCGGATAAAATGAACCTTGTCCGTGGAAAGGTGCAGGCTCATGCCAAAGGGTTTGCCTTTGTTATTCCGGAAACGGGAGAAGGGAAAGACATTTATATCTCCCAATCCGATATGGGCAGCGCCATGAACAATGACATCGTGCTTGTTCGATTAAATACGAATTCAAAAGGATCACATCCGGAAGGTACGATTATCCGGATTCTTGAACGCGGGGTCACAGAAACGGTAGGAACCTTCCAGGAAAGCCGCAGTTTTGGCTTTGTGGTGGCGGACGACAAACGAATTCCAAACGATATTTTCATCCCTGCGGATGGCGTTAACGGAGCGGTTGAAGGGCACAAGGTCGTTGTCAAAATAACGAAATATCCGGAAGGACGGAACAGCGCTGAAGGAGAAGTCATTCACATTCTCGGCCATAAGAATGACCCTGGAGTGGATATTCTTTCGGTTATTTTTAAGCACAGCCTGCCTCGTGAATTTCCGGAAGCTGCGCTTGACCAGGCGAACAGCGTTCCTGACACGATCGATCCGGCAGACATCGAAGGGCGGCGTGACCTTCGAGAGGAAACCATCGTTACGATTGACGGAGAAGACGCGAAAGACCTGGATGATGCCGTTCATGTCATCAAACTGGATAACGGCAACTACAAGCTCGGTGTTCATATCGCGGACGTCAGCCATTATGTTACGGAAGGTTCACCGATCGATGAAGAAGCCCTTGAACGCGGAACAAGCGTATATTTGGTGGACCGTGTAATCCCGATGATTCCGCATCGATTGTCTAACGGGATCTGTTCCTTGAATCCGCGCGTGGACCGCTTAACGTTATCCTGTGAGATGGAGATCACGCCAAAAGGGGAAGTCATCAAGCATGAAATTTTCCCGAGTGTTATCCGCACCGTTGAACGCATGACGTATACAAACGTCAGGAAAATTCTTCAGGAAGAAGATGAAGAAGTATTAAAACGCTATGAGCCGCTGATCCCGTTTTTTAAAGGGATGGGTGAGCTTGCTGAAGTTCTTCGGAAGCGCCGGTTCAAGAGAGGTGCCATCGACTTTGATTTTGCTGAAGCAAAAGTACTGGTGAACGAAAACAGTGAACCGCAGGATGTTGTTCTTCGGGAACGTTCCGTGGCAGAGCGTCTGATCGAGGAATTCATGCTTTGTGCGAACGAAACCGTTGCTCAGCATTTTCATAAAGCAGAATTGCCTTTCATGTACCGGATCCATGAAGACCCGGATGCAGAGAAGCTTTCGCGGTTCCTGGAGTTCATCGCTATGTTTGGCTATGTTTTAAAAGATGCGGTTACCGAAGTCCATCCGCTTGCACTTCAAAAACTCCTGGAGGAAGTAAAAGGCGAGCCGGAAGAAATGGTGATCAGCAAAATTATGCTCCGATCCATGAAGCAGGCAAAATACTTCCCTGAGAGCCTTGGGCACTATGGATTGGCAACCGAATTCTACACTCACTTTACATCGCCGATCCGCCGGTATCCCGACTTGATCGTCCATCGCTTAATCCGAACCTATCTTATTAATAAGAAAACAGATCCGGCAACGATAGGGAAGTGGACCGCACAGCTCGAGAAGATCGCGAAACATGCGTCAGAAATGGAACGCCGTGCCGTAGATGCTGAACGTGAGACGGATGATTTGAAAAAAGCTGAATTCATGCAGGATAAAATCGGTGAAGAATACGATGGGGTTATCAGCTCCGTGACAAACTTTGGCTTGTTCGTAGAGCTTCCGAATACCATAGAAGGCCTCGTCCATGTGAGCTATCTGGCGGATGATTATTACCGTTATGATGAAAAGCATATGGCGATGATCGGAGAACGCACAGGGAATGTGTTCAGAATTGGTGATGAAATCTCAGTTCGCGTCATTAACGTTAACCTGGATGAACGCGCGATCGATTTTGAAATCGTCGGCATGAAAGGCACACCAAGAAAACGGGGCAAAGACCGTCCAAAAGTGATCGAAGGCGGTGATCGCAAACGGAAGACACGACGTCCGGAGAACGAACGCGGAGATAAAGGCGGCTCTACTAAAGGCAAGAAAAAGCCGTTCTACAAAGGGAACATAACGAAAAAGAAAAAGAAAAACAAAAAGAGGTAA
- a CDS encoding glycosyltransferase family 4 protein, whose amino-acid sequence MKSSGGYGNDRPSIFNTASIIYPLSPFSICNGSILWTDNSFKKEKNKPDIQKPFELKQKKNMKILITTFWNYPFVGGLQNYITALKSGLESLGHIVHIAAPNHFENDGIDGMRQTIMEDVKQFFVKRYGSFSEKIIQNVWQMRRYEWMLKCVDISRYDIIHAQDRFTANVMCQLNEGYQKPLLFTPHGFMTHTRLKFNLIEKGSVEEAYFLAIDQKAVQSSTHIISLCEYFRPLLNSLGTEESKLTTVYTGIDFGIAPPGKSRKTADKTIITCISRLRPRKGHKYLFEALWLIRNKLENVEIWIVGEGSMREELERQCQDLQLGNVYFLGRRKDIPKILKRSDIFVLPTTSDTLPISVIEAMFARKAIITTNCGGIPEIIQDNHSGLIAEPGNSQQLAEKLTILLDDSILRNSLAQNAKCFAEQHLTIASMARKIEEVYQSFLHRGEMQ is encoded by the coding sequence TTGAAATCATCAGGAGGGTATGGAAATGACAGACCGTCAATATTCAACACAGCCTCCATTATTTATCCCCTATCCCCATTTAGTATCTGCAATGGATCAATATTATGGACTGACAACAGCTTTAAAAAAGAAAAAAACAAACCAGATATCCAGAAACCCTTTGAATTAAAACAAAAGAAAAACATGAAAATCTTAATCACTACTTTCTGGAACTACCCTTTTGTTGGCGGATTGCAAAACTACATCACTGCACTTAAATCAGGATTGGAAAGCTTAGGCCATATTGTCCATATTGCTGCACCTAACCACTTCGAAAATGATGGCATTGACGGAATGCGCCAAACAATTATGGAGGATGTAAAACAATTTTTTGTTAAAAGGTATGGAAGCTTCAGTGAAAAGATCATCCAAAATGTTTGGCAAATGCGCAGATATGAATGGATGCTAAAATGCGTGGATATTTCTAGGTATGATATTATTCACGCACAAGATCGGTTTACAGCAAATGTCATGTGCCAGCTTAATGAAGGTTATCAAAAACCGCTGCTGTTCACTCCCCACGGATTTATGACACACACACGGCTAAAGTTTAATCTAATTGAAAAAGGGTCTGTAGAAGAAGCCTACTTTTTGGCCATTGACCAAAAAGCCGTTCAAAGCTCGACCCATATCATTAGTTTATGTGAATATTTTCGACCATTGCTAAACAGTTTAGGTACTGAGGAAAGCAAATTGACAACTGTTTACACTGGAATTGATTTTGGAATTGCCCCTCCAGGGAAATCAAGGAAAACTGCAGATAAGACAATTATTACCTGTATTTCTCGCCTTCGGCCGCGTAAAGGACATAAATACCTGTTTGAAGCACTTTGGCTCATTAGAAACAAGCTTGAAAATGTAGAAATATGGATTGTAGGGGAAGGATCAATGAGAGAAGAGCTTGAACGCCAATGTCAGGATTTACAGCTGGGAAATGTGTATTTTCTAGGAAGGAGAAAGGATATTCCAAAAATATTAAAACGATCAGATATTTTTGTCCTGCCAACTACCAGTGATACACTTCCCATTTCTGTGATAGAGGCGATGTTTGCCCGGAAGGCGATCATTACAACAAACTGTGGCGGAATACCGGAAATTATTCAGGACAATCATTCGGGGCTTATAGCTGAACCGGGAAACTCTCAACAACTAGCTGAAAAATTAACGATCCTTCTGGACGATTCCATTCTAAGGAATTCTTTAGCACAAAATGCTAAATGCTTTGCTGAACAGCATTTAACGATTGCCAGTATGGCTAGAAAGATTGAGGAAGTTTATCAATCTTTTTTGCACAGAGGTGAGATGCAGTGA
- a CDS encoding kinase, with product MESITAIAARNKGKLDLENLTKYKQLGKGGDGAVFQISHNKCVKIFWKEKTQKLELKALQKGQSSPIIPRLYEYGSNYIVMEYINGYNLKKYLKKKKRFSGSKIKQILYMLSEFKRIGFLRHDTEVRHIYFNEKGEVKVIDHKRAFTTDRTYPMKLISGLEKLGYAEEFLQGVKQISPTIFNEWAKYYQ from the coding sequence ATGGAAAGTATAACGGCAATAGCAGCCAGGAATAAAGGAAAATTAGATTTGGAAAATCTCACAAAATACAAACAGCTTGGCAAGGGCGGTGATGGAGCGGTTTTTCAAATTAGTCACAATAAATGTGTAAAAATTTTCTGGAAAGAAAAAACTCAAAAACTTGAACTGAAGGCATTACAGAAAGGACAATCATCCCCAATCATACCCCGACTCTATGAGTATGGATCCAACTATATTGTCATGGAGTATATCAACGGATACAATCTGAAAAAATACCTCAAAAAAAAGAAACGTTTTTCTGGTTCAAAAATAAAACAAATATTATACATGCTTTCTGAATTTAAGAGGATAGGTTTTTTGAGACACGATACAGAGGTACGTCATATTTACTTCAACGAGAAGGGGGAGGTAAAAGTGATCGACCACAAAAGGGCATTTACCACTGATAGAACTTATCCCATGAAGTTAATATCGGGTCTTGAAAAGCTCGGATATGCAGAGGAATTCCTTCAAGGGGTCAAACAGATTTCGCCAACCATTTTTAATGAATGGGCAAAATATTATCAATAA
- a CDS encoding ATP-grasp domain-containing protein, with the protein MRHDLPAVVLDLSATGIGIVRSLAEQGIKVYAFDTETKKKIGKTRYASCGVCPNPVSEEEKLIEHLTRLGQTFEEKAVLYAGSDDYVRFISKYRDQLSLNYLFLLPDHSLIEAVLDKRLTYDLSVKYNVPCPKTFLIDDEDHLERIVSEVMFPCILKPVISSNFRNRIDHHLYRKAILVENPVQLREEYLFYSRFGELMIQEVIPGEEASIYSVKTLFDEEMNLIGLWMNQKLHQFPPDFGSTAMALSIRDEDVINMAVPFLRNIKLKGLSIAEFKRDERDGKLKFIEINPRIGLTQRLSIACGVNLAYLNYLLVTGQNPSPVTKQTEGIKWVYLVRDFLSFRQNKKNGKMTITEWIKSLSGHKVEALFSWKDPLPFIRSFVSHIRYLWTRK; encoded by the coding sequence GTGAGGCATGATCTACCAGCCGTAGTTTTAGATTTAAGTGCGACTGGGATCGGGATAGTTCGGAGTTTAGCCGAACAAGGCATAAAAGTATATGCATTTGATACAGAGACTAAGAAAAAAATTGGAAAAACCAGATATGCAAGCTGCGGTGTATGCCCTAATCCTGTTTCTGAGGAAGAAAAATTAATAGAGCACCTTACAAGGCTAGGGCAAACATTTGAGGAGAAAGCGGTACTCTACGCTGGATCGGATGACTATGTACGCTTTATATCAAAATACAGAGATCAGTTGTCTTTGAATTATCTTTTTCTTTTACCTGACCATTCATTAATCGAGGCTGTGTTAGATAAAAGATTAACCTACGATTTATCAGTAAAATATAACGTTCCATGTCCTAAAACGTTCCTTATTGATGATGAAGATCATCTTGAGCGGATTGTTTCTGAAGTAATGTTCCCCTGTATATTAAAACCAGTCATTTCCTCCAATTTCCGGAACCGTATCGATCATCATCTGTATAGAAAAGCAATATTAGTTGAAAATCCAGTCCAGTTAAGGGAAGAGTACCTCTTTTACAGCCGTTTTGGAGAGCTCATGATTCAAGAGGTGATTCCTGGAGAAGAGGCATCCATTTATTCAGTAAAAACCTTATTTGATGAGGAAATGAATCTAATTGGACTCTGGATGAATCAAAAACTCCACCAATTTCCTCCCGACTTCGGTTCAACCGCCATGGCGTTAAGTATCAGGGATGAGGACGTAATAAATATGGCAGTGCCATTTTTGCGTAATATCAAGTTAAAAGGCCTGTCAATTGCGGAATTTAAGAGGGATGAAAGAGACGGCAAGTTGAAATTTATTGAGATTAACCCCAGGATTGGGTTAACCCAAAGATTGTCAATAGCCTGCGGTGTGAATTTAGCATACTTGAACTATTTGCTGGTAACTGGACAAAATCCTTCCCCAGTGACGAAACAGACAGAGGGCATCAAATGGGTTTACCTGGTCCGCGATTTTCTATCCTTCCGCCAAAACAAAAAAAACGGGAAAATGACAATCACCGAATGGATAAAAAGCCTTTCCGGACATAAGGTAGAAGCTTTATTCAGCTGGAAGGATCCACTTCCATTTATAAGGAGCTTTGTGTCCCACATTCGATATTTATGGACAAGAAAATGA
- the secG gene encoding preprotein translocase subunit SecG — METAATILLVIVSIALIVVVVLQSGRSAGLSGAITGGAEQLFGKQKARGMEAVLSRMTVILAALFFLLAIAVAYFI; from the coding sequence ATGGAAACAGCTGCAACAATTTTATTGGTGATCGTTTCAATCGCCCTTATCGTAGTCGTCGTTCTTCAATCTGGCCGTTCGGCAGGATTATCCGGAGCGATTACGGGTGGTGCGGAGCAATTATTCGGAAAGCAAAAAGCCCGCGGAATGGAAGCCGTGCTAAGCAGGATGACTGTGATCTTAGCTGCTTTGTTCTTTCTTTTGGCGATTGCCGTAGCTTATTTTATTTAA
- a CDS encoding alpha/beta hydrolase, which translates to MIGCLCLHGFTGSPYEVQPVTDYIRDHTDWLLSVPTYPGHGEKLKLRGITHKLWIDEAESAFLELRKKSDTVYILGFSMGGMIGGYLASKYGCDKLILLSASAYYMNPSQMVKDIKEMVVKGMQGNLKDDELYQRYRKKFLETPLRATFEFRKLVKTLKPSFQTIHAPTLIVQGESDGLVPRKSAEYLYKTIPAQKKKICYLKESKHMICHDVEKDQLIEEVFQFLMEQS; encoded by the coding sequence ATGATTGGCTGTCTATGTTTGCATGGCTTTACCGGCAGTCCGTATGAAGTCCAACCAGTTACGGATTATATAAGGGATCATACCGACTGGCTCCTGTCTGTCCCCACCTATCCGGGGCACGGGGAGAAGCTCAAGCTGAGAGGCATTACACACAAGCTTTGGATCGATGAAGCAGAAAGCGCTTTTCTGGAATTGAGAAAGAAAAGCGATACCGTTTATATACTCGGATTTTCCATGGGCGGCATGATCGGCGGATATCTTGCTTCAAAGTATGGATGCGACAAGCTGATCCTTCTGAGTGCAAGCGCCTATTATATGAATCCATCTCAAATGGTGAAGGATATAAAAGAGATGGTTGTGAAGGGGATGCAAGGGAATTTAAAAGACGATGAGCTTTACCAGCGCTATCGTAAAAAGTTTTTGGAGACACCGCTTCGTGCAACATTTGAGTTCCGCAAGCTGGTCAAAACGCTGAAGCCATCTTTTCAAACGATTCATGCTCCAACGTTAATCGTTCAAGGCGAAAGTGACGGACTTGTGCCAAGAAAAAGTGCGGAATACTTATATAAAACCATACCTGCACAGAAGAAAAAAATTTGTTATCTGAAAGAATCGAAGCATATGATCTGCCATGATGTAGAGAAGGATCAGCTTATTGAGGAAGTCTTTCAATTTTTAATGGAACAATCGTAA